In Verrucomicrobiales bacterium, a single window of DNA contains:
- a CDS encoding Gldg family protein: MNKKQTEKLLFSVAGVAIMFVIIVAANVILGFVKTRVDFTQEKLFTLSDGTKTILEQLATKDQNVEIRFYFTNDREVHPVIRNYGQRVEDLLHEFQVRSKGRIELKKLSPKPNSDEQDAARLDGVEGQQIQMGQDEIYLGLAVSIAPDKVAIPFLDPQRETLLEYDIARAISQVMNPKKAVVGVMTPLPAFGQPMNPMMMRMQQQQPQEPWYFIQEIQRDFEVKQVPMEAESIDSDVQVLMVIHPKEITDKAQYAIDQFVMRGGKLIAFLDAMSLVDKPANPQNPMMANMPGGPSNLDKLVKAWGLTFDNSKVVADMTYATMLSRGQRGGGEKVPAFLTVNETGIEKDDILTSQLKKVMIPFGGYFSGTPAAGLKQTILLQTTTESQQVDGFQAQFSSKDIIDKFAPSGKKYALAVRLEGKFKSAYPDGKPSAEAKDADKDSKEADQKKEDKPADGSLKESKGEGVVVLVGDSDFVYDQFAVQVQNFFGQKMVQYFNDNLSFAQNMVEQLAGDSNLIRVRSRAVSSRPFTVVQEMEAKAQSKHRKAIQDLQEELQKTQAKLTELQQHKKEAGQRFVLSPEQEAEINKFRKQESEAKVSLRKVEKDLRKDRESLEGFLKGVNIAGMPLVVIIAGLAVYFVRKNRSGAK; the protein is encoded by the coding sequence ATGAACAAGAAACAGACTGAGAAGCTGCTGTTTTCAGTGGCGGGTGTGGCGATCATGTTTGTGATCATCGTTGCGGCCAACGTGATCCTGGGTTTCGTCAAGACGCGTGTCGATTTCACCCAGGAGAAGTTGTTCACCCTCTCCGATGGCACCAAGACGATCCTTGAGCAATTGGCGACGAAGGATCAGAACGTTGAGATCCGGTTCTATTTCACCAATGACCGCGAGGTGCATCCGGTGATCCGGAATTATGGTCAGCGGGTGGAAGATCTGCTCCATGAGTTTCAGGTCCGCTCCAAAGGTCGGATCGAGCTGAAGAAACTGAGTCCGAAGCCCAACTCGGACGAGCAGGATGCCGCCCGTTTGGACGGCGTTGAAGGCCAACAAATCCAGATGGGCCAGGATGAGATCTACCTGGGCCTGGCGGTGAGCATCGCTCCGGACAAGGTGGCCATTCCCTTCCTGGATCCGCAGCGTGAAACCTTGCTGGAGTATGACATTGCCCGGGCGATTTCGCAGGTTATGAACCCGAAAAAGGCGGTGGTGGGCGTCATGACTCCGCTGCCGGCTTTCGGTCAACCGATGAACCCGATGATGATGCGCATGCAGCAGCAGCAGCCTCAGGAGCCCTGGTACTTCATCCAGGAAATCCAAAGAGATTTCGAGGTGAAGCAGGTCCCCATGGAGGCGGAGTCCATCGACAGCGATGTTCAGGTCCTGATGGTGATCCATCCCAAGGAGATCACCGACAAGGCCCAGTATGCGATCGACCAATTTGTGATGCGCGGAGGGAAGCTGATTGCCTTCCTGGATGCGATGTCCTTGGTTGATAAGCCGGCGAATCCGCAGAATCCCATGATGGCTAACATGCCTGGCGGCCCCTCCAACTTGGACAAGCTGGTCAAGGCCTGGGGTCTGACATTTGACAACTCCAAGGTGGTTGCCGACATGACCTACGCCACCATGCTGAGCCGGGGCCAACGCGGCGGCGGGGAGAAAGTGCCCGCGTTCCTGACCGTCAACGAGACGGGCATCGAGAAGGATGATATTCTGACCAGTCAGCTGAAGAAGGTGATGATCCCGTTTGGTGGGTATTTCTCCGGGACACCGGCCGCGGGGTTGAAGCAGACCATTTTGCTGCAGACGACCACGGAGTCTCAGCAGGTGGATGGTTTCCAGGCTCAATTCAGCAGCAAGGACATCATCGATAAGTTTGCTCCCTCGGGCAAGAAATACGCTTTGGCGGTTCGGCTGGAAGGCAAATTCAAGTCGGCCTATCCGGATGGCAAACCGTCCGCCGAAGCCAAGGACGCCGACAAGGACTCCAAGGAGGCTGATCAGAAGAAGGAGGACAAGCCGGCCGATGGCTCCCTGAAGGAGAGCAAGGGAGAGGGCGTGGTGGTGCTGGTGGGCGATTCAGACTTCGTCTATGATCAGTTCGCCGTCCAAGTACAGAACTTTTTCGGTCAGAAGATGGTTCAATATTTCAATGACAATCTGTCCTTCGCCCAGAACATGGTGGAGCAGTTGGCCGGCGACAGCAATTTGATCCGGGTGCGCAGCCGAGCCGTTTCCAGCCGTCCGTTCACCGTGGTGCAGGAGATGGAGGCGAAGGCGCAGTCCAAGCACCGGAAGGCCATTCAGGACCTCCAGGAGGAACTGCAGAAGACGCAGGCGAAGTTGACCGAGCTTCAGCAGCACAAGAAGGAGGCTGGCCAACGGTTTGTTCTGTCTCCGGAGCAGGAGGCCGAGATCAACAAGTTCCGGAAGCAGGAGTCCGAGGCGAAGGTCAGCCTGCGCAAGGTCGAGAAGGATCTGCGCAAGGATCGTGAGTCGCTGGAAGGGTTTCTCAAAGGTGTGAATATTGCCGGTATGCCGCTGGTGGTGATCATCGCGGGGCTGGCAGTGTATTTTGTCCGCAAGAATCGATCGGGGGCCAAATGA
- a CDS encoding ABC transporter permease subunit, which yields MSSWSTIKTIAKREFSSYFTSPVAYVFIVIFLGLSGIFTFLLGGFFERQEASLVRPFFDWHPWLFLFLVPAAGMRVWSEERRLGTLELLLTMPVTPWQAIVGKFVASWLFLVIALLLTFPTVLTVSYLGSPDMGAIFTGYIGSILLAGAYLAITCMTSAMTRNQVISFILSVVICFGLIAVGWSPVTEFLGGLLPERLVDVVATFSVLPHFAGFQRGVIDSRDLFFFLSIVILALFCTGVIIRNIRSGN from the coding sequence ATGAGCAGTTGGAGCACCATCAAGACGATAGCGAAGCGGGAGTTTAGCTCCTATTTCACCTCTCCGGTCGCCTATGTTTTCATTGTCATTTTTCTCGGGCTCTCGGGGATTTTCACCTTCCTTCTGGGCGGCTTCTTTGAGCGTCAGGAGGCCTCTTTAGTCAGGCCATTCTTTGATTGGCATCCCTGGCTGTTCCTTTTTCTGGTGCCGGCCGCGGGGATGAGAGTCTGGTCCGAGGAGCGTCGTTTGGGGACCCTGGAGCTTCTGCTCACCATGCCGGTGACCCCTTGGCAGGCGATCGTCGGCAAGTTCGTGGCATCCTGGTTGTTCCTGGTCATCGCCTTGTTGCTGACATTCCCCACGGTATTGACCGTGAGCTATCTCGGCAGTCCTGACATGGGAGCGATTTTCACGGGCTACATCGGAAGCATTCTGTTGGCGGGTGCCTATCTGGCAATCACCTGCATGACGTCGGCGATGACCCGGAACCAGGTGATCAGCTTCATTTTGTCGGTGGTGATCTGCTTCGGATTGATCGCGGTGGGCTGGAGTCCGGTGACTGAGTTCCTGGGCGGTCTGCTCCCCGAGCGGTTGGTGGACGTGGTGGCGACGTTCAGCGTGCTGCCTCACTTCGCCGGTTTCCAGCGGGGTGTGATTGACAGTCGCGACCTGTTCTTCTTTTTGTCCATCGTGATTCTGGCGCTGTTCTGCACCGGAGTCATCATTCGCAACATTCGGTCCGGCAACTAA
- a CDS encoding ATP-binding cassette domain-containing protein — MIKVENLKKSFGAKRAVDGISFTVERGEVLGFLGPNGAGKSTTMRMVTGFIPPSEGTVSVGGFDMVENPIPAKKLIGYLPENAPSYNDMTVLGFLNFAAEIRGLHGDSRKKAIHRAVELCFLESVLHQSVDTLSKGYRHRTCFAQSIIHDPDVLVLDEPTDGLDPNQKHEIRNLIRRMGEKKAIIFSTHILEEVDAVCSRAIIIDRGRIVANGTPAELRQKSDLAGVVSVKVSGVPSGAAKDKLSAVSGVRKVNIVQESAELVWLRVYPQDKSANGVLVRELAKLVARESWHVEDLHPEEGRLDEVFRSITISDTTKGGQS; from the coding sequence ATGATCAAAGTCGAGAATCTCAAAAAGTCCTTCGGCGCAAAACGCGCGGTGGATGGCATCTCGTTCACGGTGGAACGGGGTGAAGTGCTTGGTTTTCTGGGGCCCAACGGCGCCGGAAAATCCACCACCATGCGCATGGTCACCGGATTCATCCCGCCGTCGGAAGGAACCGTTTCAGTGGGTGGCTTCGACATGGTCGAGAACCCCATCCCCGCCAAAAAGCTGATCGGCTATTTGCCTGAGAACGCCCCGTCCTACAACGACATGACGGTATTGGGTTTTCTGAACTTCGCGGCTGAAATTCGGGGCCTGCATGGTGACTCGCGCAAGAAAGCCATTCATCGCGCGGTGGAGTTGTGCTTCCTCGAGTCGGTCCTGCATCAAAGCGTGGACACGCTTTCCAAGGGGTATCGCCATCGGACCTGCTTCGCCCAATCCATCATTCACGATCCAGACGTTTTGGTCCTGGACGAACCTACGGACGGCCTGGATCCGAACCAGAAGCATGAGATTCGGAATCTCATTCGCCGCATGGGCGAGAAGAAGGCGATCATCTTCTCCACGCACATCCTTGAGGAAGTCGACGCGGTTTGCTCGCGCGCGATCATCATCGATCGGGGTCGGATTGTAGCGAATGGCACTCCGGCTGAGCTCCGGCAGAAGTCCGACCTGGCCGGCGTGGTTTCCGTCAAGGTCAGTGGCGTTCCGTCCGGGGCGGCCAAGGACAAGCTTTCGGCGGTGTCCGGGGTTCGCAAGGTCAACATCGTTCAGGAAAGCGCCGAGCTGGTATGGCTGAGGGTTTATCCCCAGGACAAGTCGGCCAACGGCGTGTTGGTTCGCGAGTTGGCCAAGCTCGTCGCTCGGGAGTCCTGGCACGTTGAGGATCTTCATCCCGAAGAAGGCCGATTGGACGAGGTCTTCCGGTCGATCACTATTTCCGACACCACCAAGGGAGGTCAATCATGA